One window of the Corynebacterium glutamicum ATCC 13032 genome contains the following:
- a CDS encoding IclR family transcriptional regulator has protein sequence MAGGNREPGRTVTSKVIAVLGAFEHTMRPLGVTEIAELADLPPSTTHRLVSELTEGGLLSKKSDGRYQLGLRIWELAQNTGRQLRDTARPFIQELYSLTSETAQLVVRDKDEALLIDRAYGTKKIPRSARVGGRLPLNSTAVGKILLAFDEPWVKQSYLKLPLNASTPKTIVNPDVLAAQLKQIHSQGFAITHDEQRIGGASIAVPVWHTGKLGAALGLVVPTAQAANLERYLPILQATSQRITKATALIPLDTLLASHKNAERKGDT, from the coding sequence ATGGCGGGAGGAAATCGCGAACCTGGACGTACAGTCACCTCCAAGGTGATCGCCGTACTGGGAGCTTTTGAACACACCATGCGTCCACTTGGTGTCACTGAAATCGCTGAGCTGGCAGACCTCCCACCAAGTACCACCCACCGTCTCGTTTCTGAATTAACCGAAGGCGGACTACTCAGCAAGAAATCTGATGGGCGCTACCAATTGGGCTTACGTATCTGGGAACTCGCCCAAAATACAGGACGGCAGTTACGCGACACTGCACGCCCGTTCATCCAAGAGCTCTACTCACTTACTTCCGAGACTGCGCAGCTAGTGGTCCGCGATAAAGATGAAGCACTTTTGATTGACCGAGCCTACGGCACGAAGAAAATTCCACGCTCGGCTCGAGTCGGTGGTCGACTACCTCTGAACTCCACTGCGGTTGGCAAGATTCTCCTTGCGTTTGATGAGCCATGGGTAAAACAGTCCTATCTCAAGCTGCCACTCAACGCCTCCACCCCAAAGACAATTGTGAATCCCGACGTCTTGGCTGCGCAGCTGAAACAAATTCACTCGCAAGGCTTTGCCATCACACATGACGAGCAACGAATCGGCGGCGCATCGATCGCCGTACCGGTCTGGCATACAGGAAAACTGGGAGCAGCACTGGGGTTGGTGGTTCCCACCGCACAGGCTGCAAATCTTGAGCGCTATCTCCCGATCCTTCAGGCGACAAGTCAGAGAATTACAAAAGCAACCGCGCTCATTCCTTTGGACACACTTTTGGCTTCACACAAAAATGCAGAACGAAAAGGCGATACCTAA
- the secY gene encoding preprotein translocase subunit SecY, producing the protein MSAIIQAFKDADLRKKIFFTIAMIVLYRIGAQIPSPGVDYATISGRLRDLTQDQSSVYSLINLFSGGALLQLSIFAIGIMPYITASIIVQLLTVVIPHFEELKKEGQSGQAKMMQYTRYLTVALALLQSSGIVALADREQLLGAGIRVLSADRNFFDLIVLVITMTAGAVLVMWMGELITEKGVGNGMSLLIFAGIATRLPTDGMNILGNSGGVVFAVVLASVLILVIGVVFVEQGQRRIPVQYAKRMVGRRQYGGSSTYLPLKVNQAGVIPVIFASSLIYMPVLITQIVNSGSLEVSDNWWQRNIIAHLQTPSSWQYIVLYFALTIFFSYFYVSVQYDPAEQAENMKKYGGFIPGIRPGRPTAEYLGFVMNRLLFVGSLYLAVIAVLPNIMLDLGVDAGSAGATPFGGTAILILVSVALTTVKQIESQLLQSNYEGLLK; encoded by the coding sequence GTGTCCGCCATTATTCAGGCATTCAAGGACGCCGATCTGCGTAAGAAGATTTTCTTCACTATCGCAATGATCGTTCTATACCGCATCGGTGCGCAGATCCCTTCCCCGGGAGTTGACTACGCAACGATTAGTGGTCGTCTGCGTGACTTGACTCAGGATCAGTCAAGCGTTTATTCGCTGATTAACCTGTTTTCCGGTGGAGCGCTGTTGCAGCTGTCCATTTTTGCTATTGGTATCATGCCGTACATCACGGCGTCTATTATCGTGCAGCTGCTGACTGTGGTTATTCCACACTTTGAGGAGTTGAAGAAGGAAGGCCAGTCTGGCCAGGCCAAGATGATGCAGTACACCAGGTACTTAACGGTTGCTTTGGCGTTGCTGCAGTCTTCAGGCATTGTCGCGTTGGCGGACCGTGAGCAGCTGCTTGGCGCAGGTATTCGTGTGCTGTCGGCTGATCGCAACTTCTTCGATCTCATTGTTTTGGTCATCACCATGACTGCAGGTGCGGTGCTTGTGATGTGGATGGGTGAGCTCATCACGGAAAAGGGCGTGGGCAATGGTATGTCGTTGCTGATTTTCGCTGGTATCGCAACTCGCCTCCCAACTGATGGCATGAACATTCTGGGTAACTCCGGCGGCGTGGTTTTCGCTGTTGTTCTGGCTTCCGTTCTGATCCTGGTCATTGGTGTTGTATTCGTTGAGCAGGGCCAGCGTCGTATTCCAGTGCAGTACGCAAAGCGCATGGTGGGACGTCGCCAGTACGGTGGTTCTTCCACTTACCTGCCATTGAAGGTCAACCAAGCTGGTGTTATCCCAGTGATCTTCGCGTCTTCGCTGATTTACATGCCAGTGCTGATTACTCAGATCGTGAACTCTGGTTCGCTGGAAGTGTCTGATAACTGGTGGCAGCGCAACATCATTGCGCACCTGCAGACGCCTTCTTCCTGGCAGTACATTGTTTTGTACTTTGCACTGACCATCTTCTTCTCTTACTTCTATGTTTCCGTTCAGTATGATCCAGCTGAGCAGGCTGAAAACATGAAGAAGTACGGTGGATTTATCCCTGGTATTCGTCCGGGCCGCCCGACTGCTGAGTACTTGGGATTCGTCATGAACCGCCTGCTGTTTGTTGGTTCCCTGTACCTGGCTGTCATTGCTGTGCTGCCAAACATTATGCTGGATCTAGGTGTTGACGCCGGTTCGGCCGGAGCAACTCCATTCGGCGGAACCGCAATCTTGATTCTTGTATCTGTTGCACTGACCACAGTGAAGCAGATTGAGAGCCAGCTCCTGCAAAGCAACTACGAAGGACTTCTAAAATAA
- a CDS encoding adenylate kinase, whose amino-acid sequence MRLVLLGPPGAGKGTQAAILSEKLGIPHISTGDLFRANIGEGTPLGIEAKQYIDAGKLVPTDVTARMVASRLAESDAAEGFLLDGFPRTVEQADILANLLSEAGQTLDGVVNYQVSEDVVVERMLSRGRADDNEETIRTRLGVYRDETAPLIDHYGDKIINIEAEGEVEEINARTLKALGK is encoded by the coding sequence ATGCGACTCGTACTCCTCGGACCTCCCGGTGCTGGTAAGGGCACCCAGGCTGCAATTCTCTCTGAGAAGCTTGGCATTCCTCACATTTCTACTGGCGATCTTTTCCGCGCCAACATTGGCGAAGGTACCCCTCTGGGTATCGAGGCCAAGCAGTACATCGACGCTGGCAAGCTGGTTCCAACCGACGTGACTGCACGTATGGTTGCTTCCCGCCTTGCTGAGTCCGATGCTGCAGAAGGCTTCCTTTTGGATGGTTTCCCACGCACCGTTGAGCAGGCTGACATCTTGGCTAACCTGCTTTCCGAAGCTGGCCAGACCCTCGATGGTGTTGTTAACTACCAGGTTTCTGAAGACGTCGTCGTGGAGCGCATGCTGTCCCGTGGTCGCGCTGATGACAACGAAGAGACCATCCGCACCCGTCTCGGTGTCTACCGCGACGAGACTGCTCCTCTGATCGATCACTACGGTGACAAGATCATCAACATTGAGGCTGAAGGCGAAGTCGAAGAGATCAACGCTCGTACCCTCAAGGCACTGGGCAAATAA
- the map gene encoding type I methionyl aminopeptidase produces MGFRSKKKVIAAKTAAELDAMQAAGEIVGKALQAVRAEAKAGMSTWDLDQIAEQVIRDAGAVPTFLGYQGFPASVCASVNEVIVHGIPSKETILEEGDLVSIDCGATFDGWVGDSAWSFGIGELDEDVQGLNLATEWVLMEGMKAMVPGNRLTDVSHALEVATRKAESKFGVALGIVDGYGGHGIGRHMHEEPYLANEGKAGKGPVIQEGSVLAIEPMLTLGTEDSAVLEDDWTVVTLDGSWASHWEHTVAATKGGPRILTPRY; encoded by the coding sequence ATGGGTTTCCGTTCCAAGAAGAAGGTTATTGCGGCAAAGACCGCCGCTGAGCTGGACGCGATGCAGGCGGCGGGTGAGATCGTCGGCAAGGCTTTGCAGGCTGTGCGCGCTGAGGCTAAAGCTGGCATGAGCACGTGGGATCTGGATCAGATCGCGGAGCAGGTTATCCGCGATGCTGGCGCCGTTCCTACATTCCTGGGTTACCAGGGTTTTCCGGCATCAGTGTGCGCTTCGGTCAATGAGGTGATTGTTCACGGCATTCCATCCAAGGAGACCATCTTGGAGGAAGGCGATCTGGTGTCCATCGACTGCGGCGCAACCTTTGATGGTTGGGTCGGCGATTCCGCGTGGAGCTTCGGCATCGGCGAGCTGGACGAGGACGTCCAGGGTCTCAACTTGGCTACCGAGTGGGTCCTCATGGAAGGCATGAAGGCCATGGTTCCAGGCAACCGTTTGACCGATGTCTCCCACGCTCTCGAGGTCGCAACCCGCAAGGCTGAGTCCAAGTTCGGCGTCGCGCTCGGCATCGTCGATGGCTACGGCGGACACGGCATTGGCCGCCACATGCACGAGGAGCCATACTTGGCTAATGAGGGCAAGGCCGGCAAGGGCCCTGTGATTCAGGAGGGCTCCGTGCTCGCCATTGAGCCTATGCTCACCCTCGGCACCGAAGATTCCGCAGTGCTGGAAGATGATTGGACTGTCGTGACTCTCGACGGTTCATGGGCATCACACTGGGAGCACACCGTTGCAGCCACCAAGGGCGGCCCGCGCATCCTCACGCCGCGTTATTAA
- a CDS encoding L,D-transpeptidase, whose protein sequence is MAKNSRIRYSASIKRAAAAILTAAATSVALIAVPATASAQDLATGSSQIQTDAREGAWATRNTIQDQLASIGPAALPVRAAVDNAINGMFPGLVDEKVAAEQEAARAEAEREAAAAREAEAARVAAEEAARFDRGSCPAIADVCVDIDGGRTWLQENGQVTYGAVPVSSGGVGQETPRGTFYINRKVKDEISYEFGNAPMPYAMYFTYNGHAFHQGNVATTSAGCVRLNTQDAIYYFNNVGIGDMVYIY, encoded by the coding sequence ATGGCGAAGAATTCTCGAATCCGATACAGCGCGTCAATCAAGCGTGCCGCAGCTGCAATCCTCACCGCAGCTGCTACCTCAGTCGCGTTGATCGCTGTGCCAGCAACTGCTTCAGCACAGGACCTCGCAACCGGCAGCTCCCAGATCCAGACTGATGCTCGTGAAGGTGCGTGGGCAACCCGCAACACCATCCAAGACCAACTTGCCTCCATTGGGCCAGCAGCCCTCCCAGTCCGCGCAGCGGTAGACAATGCCATCAACGGCATGTTCCCAGGACTTGTTGATGAAAAGGTTGCAGCAGAGCAGGAAGCTGCACGCGCAGAAGCTGAGCGCGAAGCAGCAGCTGCACGTGAAGCAGAAGCAGCCCGCGTAGCCGCAGAAGAAGCCGCACGCTTTGACCGCGGCTCTTGCCCAGCAATCGCTGATGTCTGCGTGGACATTGATGGTGGACGTACCTGGCTGCAGGAAAACGGTCAGGTCACCTACGGTGCAGTCCCAGTTTCCTCCGGCGGAGTTGGCCAGGAAACCCCTCGCGGAACGTTCTACATCAACCGCAAGGTCAAGGATGAAATCTCTTACGAGTTCGGTAACGCCCCAATGCCGTACGCCATGTACTTCACCTACAACGGCCACGCATTCCACCAGGGCAATGTTGCGACTACTTCCGCTGGTTGTGTTCGCCTAAACACTCAAGATGCCATCTACTACTTCAACAACGTTGGCATCGGCGACATGGTGTACATCTACTAA
- the infA gene encoding translation initiation factor IF-1, with amino-acid sequence MAKEGAIEVEGRIVEPLPNAMFRVELDNGHKVLAHISGKMRQHYIRILPEDRVVVELSPYDLTRGRIVYRYK; translated from the coding sequence ATGGCTAAGGAAGGCGCTATTGAAGTTGAGGGTCGCATTGTCGAACCTCTGCCGAATGCAATGTTCCGAGTCGAGCTCGACAACGGACACAAGGTACTCGCCCACATCAGTGGAAAGATGCGCCAGCACTACATCCGTATCCTTCCTGAGGACCGCGTCGTTGTAGAGCTGTCGCCCTATGATCTGACTCGTGGACGAATCGTTTACCGCTACAAGTAA
- the rpsM gene encoding 30S ribosomal protein S13: MARLAGVDLPRNKRMEVALTYIYGIGPARSKQLLEETGISPDLRTDNLTDEQIAALRDVIEGTWKVEGDLRRQVQADIRRKIEIGCYQGIRHRRGLPVRGQRTKTNARTRKGPKKTIAGKKK; the protein is encoded by the coding sequence ATGGCACGTCTAGCTGGTGTTGACCTCCCACGCAACAAGCGTATGGAAGTCGCTCTCACCTACATCTACGGAATCGGCCCAGCCCGTTCCAAGCAGCTTCTCGAGGAGACCGGAATCTCCCCAGACCTGCGCACCGACAACCTCACTGATGAGCAGATCGCTGCTCTTCGTGACGTTATTGAAGGCACCTGGAAGGTCGAGGGTGACCTCCGCCGCCAGGTACAAGCTGACATCCGTCGCAAGATCGAAATCGGCTGCTACCAGGGTATTCGCCACCGCCGTGGCCTGCCTGTTCGTGGTCAGCGCACCAAGACCAATGCGCGTACTCGTAAGGGTCCTAAGAAGACGATCGCCGGAAAGAAGAAGTAA
- the rpsK gene encoding 30S ribosomal protein S11: MPPKARTNARRTGRRVVKKNVANGNAYIKSTFNNTIVSITDTNGAVISWASSGHVGFKGSRKSTPFAAQMAAENAARKAMDHGMKKVDVFVKGPGSGRETAIRSLQAAGLEIGSISDVTPQPHNGCRPPKRRRV; this comes from the coding sequence ATGCCTCCTAAAGCACGCACTAACGCGCGCCGCACAGGCCGTCGCGTTGTAAAAAAGAACGTTGCTAACGGCAACGCTTACATCAAGTCCACCTTTAACAACACCATCGTTTCGATCACTGATACCAACGGTGCTGTAATCTCTTGGGCTTCCTCTGGGCACGTCGGATTCAAGGGCTCACGTAAGTCCACTCCGTTCGCTGCTCAGATGGCTGCAGAGAACGCTGCCCGCAAGGCAATGGATCACGGCATGAAGAAGGTTGACGTTTTCGTCAAGGGCCCAGGATCAGGCCGCGAGACTGCAATCCGTTCCCTTCAGGCTGCAGGCCTGGAGATCGGTTCAATCTCCGACGTGACCCCACAGCCACACAACGGCTGCCGTCCACCAAAGCGTCGTCGCGTTTAA
- the rpsD gene encoding 30S ribosomal protein S4: protein MARYTGPATRKSRRLRVDLVGGDMAFERRPYPPGQAGRARIKESEYLLQLQEKQKARFIYGVMEKQFRRYYAEANRRAGKTGENLVVLLESRLDNVVYRAGLANTRRQARQLVSHGHFTVNGKAIDVPSFRVSQYDIINVREKSQKMNWFEEAQDNLADAVVPAWLQVVPENLRILVHQLPERAQIDIPLQEQLIVEFYSK from the coding sequence ATGGCTCGTTATACCGGCCCAGCAACCCGTAAATCCCGTCGTCTGCGCGTCGACCTTGTTGGTGGAGACATGGCGTTTGAGCGCCGTCCTTACCCTCCAGGACAGGCAGGCCGTGCACGCATCAAGGAGTCCGAGTACCTGCTGCAGCTCCAGGAGAAGCAGAAGGCTCGTTTCATCTACGGCGTCATGGAAAAGCAGTTCCGTCGTTACTACGCCGAGGCTAACCGTCGCGCAGGCAAGACCGGTGAGAACCTGGTCGTCCTGCTCGAGTCCCGCCTCGACAACGTCGTGTACCGCGCAGGTCTGGCAAACACCCGTCGCCAGGCTCGTCAGCTTGTTTCCCACGGTCACTTCACCGTGAACGGCAAGGCAATCGACGTTCCATCTTTCCGCGTTTCTCAGTACGACATCATCAATGTTCGTGAGAAGTCCCAGAAGATGAACTGGTTCGAAGAGGCTCAGGACAACCTGGCCGACGCAGTCGTCCCAGCTTGGCTCCAGGTCGTTCCTGAGAACCTTCGTATCCTCGTGCACCAGCTCCCAGAGCGCGCACAGATCGATATCCCACTGCAAGAGCAGCTCATCGTCGAGTTCTACTCGAAGTAG
- a CDS encoding DNA-directed RNA polymerase subunit alpha codes for MLISQRPTITEEFVNNARSRFVIEPLEPGFGYTLGNSLRRTLLSSIPGAAVTSVKIDGVLHEFTTISGVKEDVSDIILNIKGLVLSSDSDEPVVMQLVKEGPGVVTAGDIQPPAGVEIHNPDLHIATLNETAKIEIELIVERGRGYVPATVTATGGEIGRIPVDQIYSPVLKVSYKVEATRVEQRTDFDKLVIDVETKNSITARDALASAGKTLVELFGLARELNIAAEGIEIGPSPQETEYIAAYSMPIEDLDFSVRSYNCLKREDIHTVGELAERAESDLLDIRNFGQKSINEVKIKLAGLGLTLKDAPEDFDPSTLEGYDAETGGYIDVEAEDSE; via the coding sequence ATGCTCATTTCACAGCGCCCAACCATCACCGAGGAATTTGTTAATAACGCACGTTCCCGGTTTGTCATCGAGCCACTGGAGCCAGGTTTTGGCTACACCCTCGGTAACTCCCTGCGCCGTACCCTGCTGTCCTCCATTCCTGGAGCAGCAGTAACCAGCGTCAAGATTGACGGTGTACTCCACGAGTTCACCACCATCAGCGGTGTTAAGGAAGATGTCTCTGACATCATCTTGAACATCAAGGGATTGGTTTTGTCTTCTGATTCCGATGAGCCAGTTGTTATGCAGCTGGTCAAGGAAGGCCCAGGAGTTGTAACTGCAGGTGACATTCAGCCACCAGCAGGCGTGGAGATCCACAACCCGGATCTGCACATTGCAACCCTGAACGAGACCGCCAAGATTGAGATCGAGCTCATCGTCGAGCGTGGACGTGGCTACGTTCCCGCAACTGTTACTGCAACCGGTGGAGAGATCGGCCGCATTCCGGTCGATCAGATCTACTCCCCAGTACTGAAGGTCAGCTACAAGGTTGAAGCTACTCGTGTTGAGCAGCGCACCGACTTTGACAAGCTGGTCATCGACGTTGAGACCAAGAACTCTATTACCGCACGTGACGCCCTGGCGTCGGCAGGTAAGACCCTGGTTGAGCTGTTCGGCCTCGCACGCGAGCTGAACATCGCAGCCGAGGGCATCGAGATCGGACCATCTCCTCAGGAGACCGAGTACATCGCTGCCTACAGCATGCCAATCGAGGATCTGGACTTCTCTGTCCGTTCCTACAACTGCCTCAAGCGCGAAGACATCCACACCGTGGGTGAACTCGCAGAGCGCGCTGAGTCCGATTTGCTGGATATCCGCAACTTCGGACAGAAGTCGATCAACGAGGTAAAGATCAAGCTTGCTGGCCTGGGTCTGACCCTGAAGGATGCTCCTGAAGACTTCGATCCTTCAACTCTTGAAGGTTATGACGCCGAAACTGGTGGCTACATCGATGTCGAGGCGGAAGATTCCGAGTAA
- the rplQ gene encoding 50S ribosomal protein L17, with product MPTPKKGARLGGSASHQKKILSNLAASLFEHGAIKTTDAKAKALRPYAEKLITKAKSGSVADRRNVLALVPNKEIVAYLFNELAPKFENRPGGYTRIIKLENRKGDNAPMSQISLVLEETVSAEASRATRASASKKAAEEAETEEVVEAPAEETATEEAAEEK from the coding sequence ATGCCTACCCCTAAGAAGGGCGCCCGCCTCGGCGGATCCGCAAGCCACCAGAAGAAGATCCTCTCTAACCTGGCTGCATCTCTGTTCGAGCATGGCGCAATCAAGACCACCGATGCTAAGGCAAAGGCTCTGCGTCCATACGCTGAGAAGCTGATCACCAAGGCTAAGTCCGGTTCCGTTGCAGATCGTCGTAACGTTCTCGCACTGGTTCCTAACAAGGAAATCGTGGCTTACCTGTTCAACGAACTTGCTCCTAAGTTCGAGAACCGTCCAGGTGGTTACACCCGCATCATCAAGCTGGAGAACCGTAAGGGCGACAACGCTCCTATGTCCCAGATCTCCCTCGTTCTCGAGGAGACCGTCTCCGCAGAAGCATCCCGCGCAACCCGCGCATCTGCTTCCAAGAAGGCTGCTGAAGAGGCTGAGACCGAAGAGGTAGTCGAGGCTCCAGCTGAGGAGACCGCAACCGAAGAGGCTGCAGAAGAGAAGTAA
- the truA gene encoding tRNA pseudouridine(38-40) synthase TruA produces the protein MDNSTVRIRLDLAYDGTDFHGWAKQGTSDLRTVQKVLEDNLSMVLRETVELTVAGRTDAGVHAAGQVAHFDIPAHALEQRSIDGDPSKLVRRLGRLLPDDIRVHGVRFAEPGFDARFSAMRRHYVYRITTHPAGALPTRRHDTAQWPKPVELERMQLAADALLGLHDFVAFCKAKPHATTVRELQKFAWKDVSTDIEPQVYEAHVVADAFCWSMVRSLVGSCMAVGEGRRGSGFTAELLDASERSPMVPVAPAKGLSLVGVDYPSADKLQERALETRAVREFPDASASLKLDDE, from the coding sequence ATGGACAATTCAACGGTGCGAATCCGGCTGGATCTAGCGTATGACGGCACGGATTTTCATGGCTGGGCGAAGCAGGGGACCAGCGATCTACGCACCGTGCAAAAAGTGTTGGAAGACAATTTGAGCATGGTGCTGCGTGAGACTGTTGAATTGACTGTGGCCGGGCGAACCGATGCGGGGGTGCATGCGGCGGGCCAGGTGGCGCACTTTGATATTCCGGCACACGCTTTAGAGCAGCGCAGTATTGATGGCGATCCAAGCAAGTTGGTTCGGCGCTTGGGTCGGTTGCTGCCCGATGATATTCGGGTGCATGGCGTACGTTTTGCCGAGCCCGGGTTTGATGCGCGATTTTCCGCGATGCGCAGGCACTACGTTTATCGCATTACGACGCATCCCGCCGGCGCGCTGCCTACGCGCCGCCACGACACGGCGCAGTGGCCAAAACCTGTCGAACTAGAGCGGATGCAATTAGCCGCCGATGCACTGCTGGGGCTGCATGATTTTGTGGCGTTTTGCAAAGCTAAGCCACATGCGACGACGGTGCGTGAACTACAAAAATTTGCGTGGAAAGACGTCTCCACTGACATCGAACCGCAGGTGTATGAAGCACACGTGGTGGCCGATGCTTTTTGCTGGTCGATGGTGCGCTCGCTGGTCGGCTCCTGCATGGCCGTGGGCGAAGGACGCCGCGGATCAGGGTTTACTGCAGAATTGCTTGATGCAAGCGAACGCAGCCCCATGGTTCCAGTAGCACCTGCGAAAGGTTTGAGCTTGGTTGGCGTGGATTATCCTTCCGCTGATAAGTTACAGGAAAGAGCGCTGGAAACCCGAGCTGTTCGCGAGTTTCCGGACGCGTCCGCGAGCCTAAAACTAGATGATGAGTAA